In Thermocrinis minervae, a single genomic region encodes these proteins:
- a CDS encoding sodium-dependent bicarbonate transport family permease, which produces MSIDLILSNVLNPPVLFFFAGMLAVFLKSDLEIPQPIAKLFSLYLLISIGLHGGYELSKSGITPYIIKVLGFAMFMAIFVPIYTFFILRLKLDVYNAVAVAATYGSISAVTFLTALSFLQQLKVPSGGYVVAAMTLMESPAIIIGLVLLSIFAKNRENSHTDWKEVLRESFLNTSVYLLLVGLIVGYVTGENGWKGVEPVFGNLFKGFLTFFLLDMGIIAAKRIRELRKVGAFLLVFAIVVPVINAVIAAFLTHTLGIQKGDAFLLTVLSASASYIAVPAAMRLSVPEANPSIYVPMSLALTFPFNISVGIPLYYYLVNMLWG; this is translated from the coding sequence ATGAGCATAGATCTTATACTAAGCAACGTACTCAACCCGCCTGTCCTCTTCTTCTTTGCGGGTATGCTCGCCGTGTTTTTAAAGAGCGATCTTGAGATACCTCAGCCCATAGCCAAGCTGTTTTCCCTGTATCTCCTCATATCCATAGGCCTGCATGGTGGGTACGAGCTCTCAAAGAGTGGTATAACACCCTACATTATCAAGGTGCTTGGTTTTGCTATGTTCATGGCTATCTTTGTACCCATCTACACCTTCTTTATACTCAGGCTCAAGTTAGATGTTTACAACGCTGTAGCTGTAGCCGCCACCTATGGATCTATCAGTGCGGTAACATTCTTGACAGCCTTGTCCTTCCTTCAACAGCTAAAAGTTCCAAGCGGAGGTTATGTGGTTGCCGCCATGACCCTCATGGAATCGCCCGCCATAATAATAGGCCTTGTACTTCTCTCTATATTTGCCAAAAACAGAGAGAATTCCCACACGGACTGGAAGGAAGTTCTAAGGGAATCTTTTCTAAATACGTCCGTGTACTTACTTCTTGTTGGTTTGATAGTGGGTTACGTAACAGGTGAGAATGGGTGGAAGGGTGTGGAACCGGTCTTTGGCAACCTGTTTAAGGGCTTCTTGACCTTCTTCCTGCTCGATATGGGTATAATCGCTGCCAAACGCATAAGAGAGTTAAGAAAGGTTGGTGCGTTCCTTTTAGTGTTTGCCATAGTAGTGCCTGTTATCAACGCCGTGATAGCTGCTTTCTTGACGCATACTCTAGGTATACAGAAAGGTGATGCCTTTCTGCTTACTGTCCTTTCCGCTAGTGCATCTTACATAGCCGTCCCTGCCGCCATGAGGCTGTCTGTTCCAGAAGCCAATCCCAGCATATACGTACCCATGAGCCTTGCTCTTACCTTTCCTTTCAACATATCTGTAGGCATACCTTTATACTACTACTTAGTGAACATGCTTTGGGGGTAA
- a CDS encoding P-II family nitrogen regulator yields MKKVEVVIDSLHLNDVLKIFEEERVSGYTVIRDVEGMGERGLREGDELTGVYKNSYAFTVCEDDKAERIVQRVGRLIKRLGGICVISDVQLFA; encoded by the coding sequence ATGAAGAAGGTAGAGGTAGTCATAGATAGCTTGCATCTTAACGATGTTCTTAAGATCTTTGAAGAAGAAAGGGTATCTGGGTATACGGTTATTAGAGACGTGGAAGGTATGGGAGAAAGGGGCCTTAGGGAAGGCGATGAGCTCACAGGCGTCTACAAGAATAGCTACGCCTTCACTGTGTGCGAAGACGACAAAGCAGAAAGGATAGTTCAAAGGGTGGGTCGTCTTATCAAAAGGCTCGGTGGCATATGTGTAATCTCGGATGTACAGCTGTTTGCATAA
- a CDS encoding ribose-phosphate diphosphokinase: MGAKLIAGNSNPKLAQAVASHLGVSLVDAIISRFSDGEIRVQINESMRAEDVFVLQSLCSPVNDHLMELLLILDALKRASAKSITAVIPYFAYARQDRKDRPRVPISARLVADLITTAGAHRVIVVDLHSPQIQGFFNIPVDNLFALNVIYDYLKDKVDPEKVVIVSPDAGGVERARRLANKLGCNIAIIYKRRPEPGVAEVFDLVGNVEGKETIILDDIIDTAGTVVAASQLLLSKGARSVKVCATHGVLSGPAIDRIKTAPIEEVIITDTIPLKDDSCDKIKVVSIANLLAEAIRRVQEGESVSSLFI; the protein is encoded by the coding sequence ATGGGAGCAAAGCTCATAGCTGGTAACAGCAACCCTAAACTTGCCCAGGCTGTAGCCAGTCATTTAGGTGTTTCTTTGGTGGATGCTATCATATCCAGGTTTAGCGACGGTGAGATACGTGTACAGATCAACGAGTCTATGAGGGCAGAGGACGTTTTTGTTCTTCAGTCCCTCTGCAGCCCGGTAAACGATCACCTCATGGAGCTCCTTTTAATACTTGATGCTCTCAAAAGAGCCTCTGCAAAGAGTATAACTGCCGTGATCCCTTACTTTGCCTACGCACGTCAGGATAGGAAGGACAGGCCAAGGGTACCCATAAGCGCCAGGCTCGTGGCAGACCTTATAACCACGGCAGGTGCCCATAGGGTGATAGTGGTAGATTTACACTCGCCTCAAATACAAGGTTTCTTCAACATACCAGTGGACAACCTTTTTGCTCTTAACGTCATATACGACTATCTGAAGGACAAGGTAGACCCCGAGAAGGTGGTTATAGTCTCCCCCGATGCTGGCGGTGTGGAGAGGGCAAGAAGGCTTGCCAACAAGCTTGGCTGCAATATAGCCATAATATACAAGAGAAGGCCTGAACCAGGAGTTGCTGAAGTCTTTGATCTTGTAGGAAACGTGGAAGGTAAGGAAACCATAATCCTGGACGATATCATAGACACAGCTGGTACTGTAGTAGCCGCATCACAGCTTCTTTTAAGCAAAGGTGCCAGGTCTGTGAAAGTGTGCGCAACCCACGGAGTTCTCTCTGGACCAGCTATAGATAGGATAAAGACGGCTCCCATAGAAGAGGTGATAATAACCGACACCATACCTTTGAAGGATGATAGCTGCGATAAGATAAAAGTGGTGTCTATAGCTAATCTCTTGGCCGAAGCCATAAGAAGGGTTCAGGAAGGAGAATCTGTAAGCTCTCTATTCATATAG
- a CDS encoding 50S ribosomal protein L25/general stress protein Ctc, producing the protein MRRVRVKLMPRMLGKKSELKRMRAQGYVPVEIYGKGVENLHAYMSIKDLLSLPHGETFLIEAEIDGEKRLCILKDIQTGWLGDDPQHVDLMDLSHVKEIEVEVPLEFVGTPEGVGLGGTFEVLMHTITLRAPIDKLPEKIVVDVSGMGLGAVLHVRDIPVPEGCVVMDSPEETVAVVLEPEEETTTTEETATS; encoded by the coding sequence ATGAGAAGAGTAAGGGTAAAACTTATGCCGAGAATGCTTGGTAAAAAGAGCGAGCTCAAAAGGATGAGAGCTCAAGGGTATGTACCCGTAGAGATATACGGTAAGGGTGTGGAGAATCTACACGCCTACATGAGCATAAAAGATCTGCTCTCCCTACCTCACGGTGAGACCTTTTTAATAGAAGCCGAGATAGATGGAGAAAAGAGGCTCTGCATCCTGAAGGACATCCAAACAGGTTGGCTCGGTGACGATCCACAGCACGTAGACCTTATGGACCTGTCACATGTAAAAGAGATAGAGGTAGAGGTTCCTCTAGAGTTTGTGGGAACACCGGAAGGTGTGGGTTTAGGTGGTACCTTTGAGGTACTCATGCATACCATAACCTTGAGAGCACCCATAGACAAGCTTCCAGAGAAGATAGTAGTAGATGTATCCGGCATGGGTCTGGGAGCAGTCCTCCACGTCAGGGACATACCCGTGCCAGAAGGATGCGTGGTGATGGACTCTCCAGAAGAGACGGTTGCTGTAGTACTAGAACCTGAGGAGGAGACGACCACCACCGAAGAGACCGCTACTTCTTGA
- the pth gene encoding aminoacyl-tRNA hydrolase, translated as MIKLVVGLGNPGKEYERTRHNIGFMVIDELVKYWRIKTYSVECLSHLYVKNLGDRRILLAKPQTYMNNSGLAVVNLLEEYGIHPSEMLVVHDELDLPLGRLKLKFGGSSAGHHGIESIVKEIKTEGFYRLRVGIGRPQNKNKVVQYVLSPFYKEEEPLLYRVLERARECVIRSIEMSPEECMNFCNAPLT; from the coding sequence ATGATAAAGCTTGTAGTAGGTTTGGGAAATCCTGGTAAAGAGTACGAGCGGACAAGACACAACATAGGCTTTATGGTAATAGACGAGCTAGTAAAGTACTGGAGGATAAAGACCTACTCTGTAGAATGCCTTTCACACCTGTACGTAAAGAATTTAGGTGATAGAAGGATACTCCTAGCAAAGCCCCAAACATACATGAACAACTCGGGTCTTGCTGTGGTAAACCTTCTTGAAGAGTATGGTATACATCCATCTGAGATGCTTGTGGTGCACGACGAGCTTGACCTCCCCCTGGGAAGGTTAAAGCTAAAGTTTGGTGGGTCAAGCGCTGGACACCACGGTATAGAATCCATAGTAAAAGAGATAAAGACAGAAGGCTTTTACAGACTGAGGGTAGGTATAGGTAGACCGCAGAACAAGAACAAGGTGGTTCAGTACGTGCTTTCCCCCTTCTACAAAGAAGAAGAACCGCTACTTTACAGAGTACTCGAGAGGGCTAGAGAGTGTGTCATAAGGAGCATAGAGATGTCTCCGGAGGAGTGCATGAACTTCTGCAACGCCCCCTTGACCTGA
- the leuA gene encoding 2-isopropylmalate synthase, whose product MERVYIFDTTLRDGEQAPGFSMTTEEKLQMAHQLAKLGVDVIEAGFAAASKGDFEAINLIASEVKGPVICSLARALEKDIEIAAQALAPAERKRIHTFIATSEIHMKYKLRMSEEEVLERAKKAVEFARRFTDDVEFSCEDATRSQREFLYRVIETAIKAGATVINIPDTVGYAVPEEFGKLIEDILNNVPNVDKAIISVHCHDDLGLAVANSLTAVKHGARQVECTINGIGERAGNAALEEIVMAIKVRKDYFKDLYTGVNTKELYKTSRLLCRITGSFVPPNKAIVGDNAFAHESGIHQHGVLSHRLTYEIINPEDVGFPSTRIVLGKHSGRHALKAKLKEMGYDFTEEDLDRLFEKFKALADKKKEVYEEDLEALIYEEFVKVPEKEPIKIVHYQVQTGDNMLPTATVVLTYNSETKTATSTGNGPVDAVIKAIQKALGIEPKLVDFSIKALTPNTDAQAEARLVIELDGIRASGRGIDVDIIKASVNGFIDALNRVLMRKYYILSRAKIREEGTV is encoded by the coding sequence ATGGAAAGGGTATACATCTTTGACACCACCCTTAGGGATGGAGAACAGGCACCCGGCTTTTCTATGACCACAGAGGAAAAGCTCCAAATGGCTCACCAACTAGCAAAACTGGGTGTCGATGTCATAGAAGCAGGATTTGCAGCAGCCTCCAAGGGAGACTTTGAAGCCATAAACTTGATAGCTTCGGAAGTCAAGGGACCAGTTATATGCTCCCTTGCAAGGGCCCTTGAGAAGGACATAGAGATAGCAGCACAAGCACTTGCACCAGCTGAAAGGAAAAGGATACACACCTTCATAGCCACATCTGAGATACATATGAAGTACAAGCTTCGTATGTCCGAAGAGGAAGTGTTGGAGAGGGCGAAAAAGGCTGTGGAGTTTGCAAGAAGGTTCACGGATGACGTAGAGTTCTCCTGCGAGGACGCTACCAGAAGCCAGAGGGAGTTCCTCTACAGAGTCATAGAGACAGCCATAAAGGCTGGCGCCACGGTCATAAACATACCAGACACAGTGGGTTATGCAGTGCCCGAAGAGTTCGGTAAGCTTATAGAGGATATACTCAACAATGTACCCAACGTAGACAAGGCCATAATAAGCGTACACTGTCACGATGACCTTGGGCTTGCCGTAGCCAACTCTCTCACCGCTGTAAAACATGGGGCTAGACAGGTGGAATGTACCATAAATGGTATCGGAGAAAGGGCTGGTAATGCAGCCCTTGAAGAGATCGTCATGGCCATAAAGGTCAGAAAGGACTACTTTAAGGATCTTTACACGGGTGTAAACACCAAAGAACTCTACAAGACTAGCAGACTGCTGTGTAGGATAACGGGCAGCTTCGTACCACCCAACAAGGCTATAGTGGGGGACAATGCCTTCGCCCACGAATCTGGCATACATCAGCACGGAGTCCTATCACACAGGCTCACTTACGAGATAATAAACCCGGAGGATGTAGGCTTTCCATCCACACGTATAGTGTTGGGTAAACACTCAGGTAGGCATGCTTTGAAGGCAAAGCTTAAAGAGATGGGTTATGACTTTACCGAGGAAGACCTAGACAGACTCTTTGAGAAGTTCAAAGCTTTGGCAGACAAAAAGAAGGAAGTTTACGAAGAAGACCTTGAAGCCCTTATATACGAGGAGTTTGTGAAGGTACCAGAGAAAGAGCCCATAAAGATAGTCCACTACCAGGTACAGACGGGTGACAACATGCTCCCAACGGCCACTGTAGTTCTAACCTACAACTCGGAAACAAAAACGGCCACATCCACCGGTAATGGTCCCGTTGATGCTGTTATAAAGGCCATACAAAAGGCCCTTGGCATAGAACCAAAGCTGGTAGACTTCTCTATAAAGGCTTTAACACCCAACACGGACGCACAGGCTGAGGCAAGGCTCGTCATAGAGCTTGACGGCATTAGAGCCTCGGGTAGAGGCATAGATGTAGACATAATAAAGGCCAGCGTCAACGGTTTTATAGATGCTCTAAACAGGGTGCTCATGAGAAAGTATTACATACTCTCCAGGGCAAAAATAAGAGAGGAGGGTACTGTCTGA
- a CDS encoding glycine--tRNA ligase subunit alpha, which produces MYFQDIIMKLHDFWAKQGCAVWQPYDIETGAGTMNPATFLKVLGKNPWKVAYVEPSRRPKDGRYGENPNRLQHYFQFQVILKPAPDDPQEIYLESLKVLGIDPAEHDIRFVEDDWESPTLGAWGLGWEVWLDGMEITQFTYFQQAGGLDLDEISVEITYGLERIAMYLQDVDSVFDIKWNEWLTYGDVFKKAEREWSIYNFEKSDPQMLFDLYEMYERETKRLIDERLVLPAYDYLLKCSHTFNLLDARGVISVQERARYIRRMNNLAGAIAKLYLELY; this is translated from the coding sequence ATGTACTTTCAGGACATAATAATGAAACTCCATGACTTCTGGGCTAAGCAAGGCTGTGCCGTATGGCAACCCTACGACATAGAAACAGGAGCTGGTACTATGAACCCTGCTACCTTCCTTAAGGTCCTAGGCAAAAATCCATGGAAGGTAGCATACGTAGAACCCTCGCGAAGACCCAAGGACGGAAGGTACGGCGAAAATCCCAACAGACTCCAACACTACTTCCAGTTTCAGGTCATCCTAAAGCCAGCACCCGATGATCCACAGGAGATATACCTTGAGAGCCTTAAAGTCCTTGGCATAGATCCCGCTGAGCACGACATAAGGTTTGTAGAAGATGACTGGGAGTCCCCTACCCTTGGCGCATGGGGACTCGGCTGGGAAGTTTGGCTCGACGGTATGGAGATAACCCAGTTTACCTATTTCCAACAGGCTGGCGGTCTAGACCTTGACGAGATATCGGTAGAGATTACCTACGGGCTTGAGAGGATAGCCATGTACCTACAGGATGTAGACAGCGTCTTTGACATAAAGTGGAACGAGTGGCTCACATACGGAGATGTTTTCAAAAAGGCTGAAAGAGAGTGGAGTATTTACAACTTTGAAAAGTCTGACCCTCAGATGCTCTTTGATCTGTATGAGATGTACGAAAGAGAGACCAAGAGGCTGATAGACGAAAGGCTTGTGCTTCCAGCTTATGATTATCTCCTTAAGTGTTCTCATACCTTTAACTTGCTTGATGCTAGAGGCGTCATCTCTGTACAAGAGAGAGCAAGGTACATAAGGAGGATGAACAACCTAGCAGGGGCCATAGCCAAACTCTACCTGGAGCTATATTAA
- the hemN gene encoding oxygen-independent coproporphyrinogen III oxidase, with protein MKTVFNEELIKKYDRPGPRYTSYPPATEFTPEVGPEDYKRHLLKSNFSGRPLSLYFHIPFCESACWFCGCNVIISHRKDVSKRYLDYVKREMELLKDYLDTSRPVVQLHWGGGTPNFLTAQEMEEFFSSMREVFRISEDAEISVEIDPRYLTDEQLETLRRLGFNRISMGLQDLDPEVQKAINRIQPEELMRDIMKKLRDLGFESINIDLVYGLPYQTPEKFKKTIEKTIELDPDRVAVFNFAYVPWLKPLQRKIDPSTLPPPKDKLTILQMTIDMFQDAGYVYIGMDHFAKPTDELARAQEDGTLWRNFQGYTTKKGVDLIGIGATSIGMLYDGYFQNYKTIREYYLAIDQNNLPTMRGYILKDEDYIRREIIMDLMCNFVCSFEKIEKMFGVPFEEHFEKELQELKSMEEDGLLKIEDRTIRVLPEGRLLIRNIAMVFDQYTRSKQEERFSRTI; from the coding sequence ATGAAAACTGTATTTAACGAAGAGCTCATAAAGAAGTACGACCGACCCGGCCCAAGGTACACCAGTTACCCACCCGCCACAGAGTTCACACCCGAGGTGGGGCCTGAGGATTACAAAAGGCACCTTCTCAAAAGCAACTTCTCAGGGAGACCCTTATCTCTATACTTTCACATACCCTTCTGTGAAAGCGCTTGCTGGTTCTGTGGATGTAACGTGATAATATCGCACAGAAAAGACGTCTCCAAGAGATACTTAGACTACGTGAAAAGAGAGATGGAGTTACTCAAAGATTACCTTGACACATCAAGACCGGTAGTCCAGCTTCACTGGGGAGGTGGAACACCCAACTTTCTGACAGCCCAGGAGATGGAAGAGTTCTTCTCAAGCATGAGGGAAGTCTTCAGGATAAGCGAGGATGCCGAGATAAGCGTAGAGATAGATCCGAGGTATCTCACGGATGAGCAGCTTGAAACCCTCAGAAGGCTCGGGTTTAACAGAATAAGCATGGGGCTTCAGGACCTTGACCCAGAGGTGCAGAAGGCCATAAACAGGATACAGCCAGAGGAGCTTATGAGGGACATAATGAAGAAGCTAAGGGATCTAGGCTTTGAAAGCATAAACATAGACCTTGTGTACGGCCTTCCCTATCAGACTCCTGAGAAGTTTAAAAAGACCATAGAGAAGACCATAGAGTTGGATCCAGACAGGGTTGCCGTCTTCAACTTCGCCTACGTACCTTGGCTCAAACCCTTGCAGAGGAAGATAGATCCTTCCACCCTGCCACCGCCTAAGGACAAGCTTACCATACTTCAGATGACCATAGATATGTTTCAAGATGCTGGTTATGTGTACATAGGCATGGACCACTTTGCAAAACCAACGGATGAGCTTGCCAGAGCTCAAGAGGATGGCACCCTATGGAGGAACTTCCAGGGTTATACCACCAAGAAGGGAGTAGACCTGATAGGCATAGGGGCCACCTCCATAGGCATGCTCTACGATGGATACTTCCAAAACTACAAGACCATAAGAGAGTACTACCTGGCCATAGATCAGAATAACCTTCCCACTATGCGCGGCTATATCCTCAAGGACGAAGACTACATACGTAGGGAGATCATCATGGATCTAATGTGTAATTTTGTATGTTCCTTCGAAAAGATAGAGAAGATGTTTGGCGTGCCCTTTGAAGAACACTTTGAGAAGGAGCTTCAAGAACTCAAGAGCATGGAAGAAGATGGCCTTCTTAAGATAGAAGACAGGACGATAAGAGTGCTACCCGAAGGGAGGCTTCTCATAAGGAACATAGCTATGGTCTTTGATCAGTACACAAGATCCAAGCAAGAGGAGAGGTTCTCCAGAACCATCTGA
- a CDS encoding ABC transporter ATP-binding protein, whose protein sequence is MLNIQDVHKTFWVKSSLFKKKPVHALKGVSLKVERGEIFAIVGESGSGKSTLGKIVLRLERPDKGKVLLEDRDVFSMGKEYTKLVSAVFQDPTTSLNPRYTVYQIVEEPLLVHGQKDIPNRVKRSLELSQVPLEYLERRPTQLSGGQRQRVAISRAIVLEPRLIVADEPTASLDASIRREILNLFLKLKERNISTLLITHDVRAVEYTADRVGVLYRGVLVEVGSKSQVLKNPLHPYTQYLLENVPVKHPRERRPRSFLEPMLDETSSCPFYSLCPKRLEECRYTLREVSIDGRLVKCNLY, encoded by the coding sequence ATGCTAAACATACAGGATGTTCATAAAACCTTTTGGGTAAAGAGCTCCCTCTTTAAGAAAAAGCCTGTGCATGCCCTTAAGGGAGTTTCTCTCAAAGTGGAAAGGGGAGAGATCTTTGCCATCGTGGGTGAGTCTGGATCTGGGAAGAGTACCCTTGGTAAGATAGTCCTTAGGTTGGAAAGACCAGACAAAGGTAAAGTCCTACTTGAGGACAGAGATGTATTTAGTATGGGAAAGGAGTACACAAAGCTAGTATCCGCTGTCTTTCAGGATCCTACCACTTCACTAAACCCACGCTACACCGTATACCAGATAGTGGAAGAGCCTCTCCTGGTACATGGTCAGAAGGATATTCCAAACAGGGTAAAAAGGTCTCTGGAGCTATCCCAAGTTCCCTTAGAGTACCTGGAGAGAAGACCTACCCAGCTTTCAGGTGGCCAGAGGCAAAGGGTAGCCATAAGTAGAGCTATAGTTCTTGAACCAAGACTTATAGTAGCCGACGAACCAACGGCCTCTCTGGATGCAAGCATCAGAAGGGAAATACTCAACCTATTTCTTAAGCTTAAGGAAAGGAACATATCTACCCTCCTTATAACCCATGACGTAAGAGCGGTAGAATACACAGCTGACAGGGTAGGTGTGCTGTACAGAGGTGTGCTTGTAGAGGTGGGAAGCAAGTCTCAAGTATTAAAAAACCCCCTCCATCCCTACACCCAGTATCTTTTGGAGAACGTACCCGTAAAGCATCCAAGGGAGAGAAGACCGAGGTCTTTCCTTGAACCCATGTTAGATGAAACAAGCTCATGCCCTTTCTACAGCCTATGTCCCAAAAGACTAGAGGAATGCAGGTACACCCTTAGGGAGGTTTCAATAGATGGAAGGCTCGTCAAGTGCAATCTATACTGA
- a CDS encoding hemolysin family protein, translating into MTFLIATLLSAFFSSSEVVFFGSNRFLVSRYYTGKLYKLIDFLLSRPREILLVILIGNELVNVFISSYSVKVFSHIFGPASAGYSVIFASLLIFIFGEVIPKNAVLSFTNRLIAVYSIILYPFYVLSYPIRLLARGPLENLVNNFGLESIETSKKEHLFWEIFDTGFNEKVFDQEDRELVEKALTLNDATVREVMKPKPDVFMLDEDMTVQEAWQYIVEQRHTKIPVYRESTDTVTGVVHVEDLLPIEENLSKRLGEFKRKVLFVPEVMSVEDLLKEFAQRGVQIAIVVGEHGEVTGLVTIHDILSYVMESLPISKDIQKLSYNTYKVMGWTDIEEFAKFFNIELPEEYDYDTVAGFVMSLLSKVPEEDEEVVYQDYKIKIEKMEGNRIISLLVVKE; encoded by the coding sequence TTGACCTTCCTTATAGCTACACTCCTTTCTGCATTCTTTTCATCCTCAGAGGTAGTCTTCTTCGGTAGCAACAGGTTTCTAGTCTCGAGGTATTACACGGGCAAACTCTACAAGCTCATAGACTTTCTCCTCTCCAGGCCTAGGGAGATCCTTCTGGTAATCCTAATAGGCAACGAACTCGTAAACGTCTTCATCTCCTCCTACAGCGTTAAGGTTTTTAGTCATATCTTTGGACCAGCAAGCGCCGGCTACTCGGTGATCTTTGCAAGCTTGCTCATATTCATCTTTGGCGAGGTAATACCCAAGAACGCGGTACTCTCCTTCACTAACAGGCTTATAGCCGTGTACTCTATCATCCTCTACCCTTTTTACGTCCTATCTTATCCCATAAGGCTTTTAGCAAGGGGTCCTCTAGAAAACCTTGTGAATAACTTTGGCTTGGAGTCCATAGAAACGAGTAAAAAAGAACATCTCTTTTGGGAGATCTTCGATACTGGCTTCAACGAGAAAGTGTTTGATCAAGAGGATAGAGAGCTAGTTGAAAAAGCTCTAACCCTTAACGACGCTACTGTCAGGGAGGTGATGAAACCTAAGCCAGACGTGTTTATGTTGGACGAGGACATGACTGTTCAAGAAGCGTGGCAGTACATAGTAGAGCAAAGGCATACAAAGATACCCGTATACAGGGAAAGTACGGATACAGTAACGGGGGTTGTACACGTAGAGGACCTTCTCCCTATAGAGGAAAATCTTTCAAAAAGGCTTGGAGAGTTCAAAAGAAAAGTTCTTTTTGTGCCAGAGGTGATGAGCGTAGAGGATCTTCTCAAAGAGTTTGCCCAGAGAGGTGTGCAGATAGCCATAGTGGTAGGCGAGCACGGGGAGGTTACAGGACTCGTGACCATACATGACATCCTGTCCTACGTCATGGAAAGTCTTCCTATAAGTAAGGACATACAAAAGCTTTCTTATAACACCTACAAGGTTATGGGATGGACGGATATAGAAGAGTTTGCTAAGTTCTTCAACATAGAACTGCCCGAGGAGTACGATTATGATACGGTTGCTGGCTTTGTAATGTCTTTGCTTTCTAAAGTTCCGGAGGAGGATGAGGAAGTCGTCTACCAAGACTACAAGATAAAGATAGAAAAGATGGAAGGAAATAGGATAATAAGCCTCCTAGTGGTCAAAGAATAG
- the rplS gene encoding 50S ribosomal protein L19, with amino-acid sequence MSSLVQKIHEMYTPKKEYPPFKVGDTIRVYYKIVEGDKERIQPFEGIVIRIRGSGLDKTFTVRKESYSVGIERIFPYYSPNIEKIEVVKIGKVRRARLYFLRKYSGKEAARKIREIKPWEAKNK; translated from the coding sequence ATGAGTAGCCTTGTTCAGAAGATCCATGAGATGTACACACCTAAGAAGGAATATCCTCCTTTCAAGGTAGGTGACACCATAAGGGTCTACTACAAGATAGTAGAAGGAGACAAAGAGAGGATACAACCCTTTGAAGGAATAGTCATAAGGATAAGGGGTAGTGGTCTTGATAAGACCTTTACCGTGAGGAAGGAGTCTTACTCGGTGGGCATAGAGAGGATATTCCCATACTACAGCCCAAACATAGAAAAGATAGAGGTGGTCAAGATAGGTAAGGTAAGAAGGGCAAGGCTATACTTCCTCAGGAAGTACAGCGGTAAAGAGGCTGCAAGGAAGATTAGAGAGATAAAGCCTTGGGAAGCTAAGAACAAATGA